From Drosophila suzukii chromosome 2R, CBGP_Dsuzu_IsoJpt1.0, whole genome shotgun sequence, a single genomic window includes:
- the Lsm11 gene encoding U7 snRNA-associated Sm-like protein LSm11: MSDRDTEAPKSSKEDASSHNPELDVCSDQFNPLRALYEPNYKVTDVVPKVLYQNLAAFESALKKFGIWQLNKRQKPEAGGGEGASKKAPSSRSVDILEAPQRRFEPHQMPTTRTSNKKHHRNIFTYMESTVGPLEVLKKCIPSAGLKETSEKHEEIRVRVVIRKQGAVGGSVEGELVAFDKQWNMLLRNATETWKRRKYNYGEQNICDTPVDCTDRLRELGITLPQTQVKSLNRKNVEIKRDLPQILIRGENVVLVSIVAKAK, from the coding sequence ATGAGTGACAGGGATACGGAGGCCCCGAAAAGTTCAAAGGAAGATGCTTCCAGCCATAATCCCGAACTGGATGTATGCAGTGATCAGTTTAATCCGTTGCGAGCTTTATACGAACCCAACTACAAGGTGACGGATGTGGTCCCCAAAGTCCTCTACCAAAACCTGGCCGCCTTCGAGAGTGCGCTCAAAAAGTTCGGCATCTGGCAACTAAACAAGCGGCAGAAACCGGAAGCCGGAGGAGGAGAGGGAGCATCGAAGAAGGCACCTTCCTCCAGGTCTGTAGATATCCTGGAGGCTCCTCAGCGTCGCTTTGAGCCCCATCAGATGCCCACGACTAGGACCTCGAACAAGAAGCACCATCGCAACATATTCACCTACATGGAGAGCACTGTCGGTCCCCTGGAAGTCCTTAAAAAGTGCATTCCTTCGGCCGGCCTCAAGGAAACTAGTGAGAAACACGAAGAAATTCGAGTTAGGGTGGTGATCCGCAAGCAGGGAGCAGTGGGTGGCAGCGTCGAGGGCGAACTAGTGGCCTTCGATAAGCAATGGAATATGCTCCTGCGAAACGCCACCGAAACATGGAAGCGACGAAAGTACAATTACGGAGAACAGAACATATGCGACACACCTGTTGATTGCACAGACCGGCTCAGGGAGCTGGGGATAACTCTTCCCCAGACCCAAGTCAAAAGCTTAAACCGGAAGAACGTGGAGATAAAGCGAGATCTGCCACAGATTCT
- the Marc gene encoding mitochondrial amidoxime-reducing component 1 — protein MATGGSNTTFDLSPKTLVGVGVGMVAVGGASYLLYRHLTRDVMPQKWRRVGTVERVHFFPVKSCAPLQISKTGVEYDCDVLSMSFEGIRDRTLMVVNDKNEMVTARVYPHMTQIQSKKVSPSKLIFSAQGLPDLELDFENLDGPGKDVNTSVWGVPVDVMPCGDRINKWFSQAILQKESGLKLVHYPYPKPVRSTNPRLKDMPFIRQEDSGTFNDATSFMLMNLSSVADLNTRLKNPVDALQFRGNFELKMDVDEPYAEDNWQWLRIGDDAVFRTVAPCTRCILPNINVKTAERDADGEPLKTLRSYRLFNYSSPALGIHLGLRLPGKVKANDVVYVGDK, from the exons ATGGCAA CCGGTGGAAGCAACACGACCTTTGACCTCAGTCCCAAGACCCTGgtgggcgtgggcgtgggCATGGTAGCGGTGGGCGGGGCCAGTTACCTGTTGTACCGCCACCTGACCCGCGATGTGATGCCCCAAAAGTGGCGACGCGTGGGCACCGTGGAGAGGGTTCACTTCTTTCCGGTCAAGTCCTGTGCTCCTCTGCAGATCTCCAAGACCGGAGTGGAGTACGACTGCGACGTGCTGAGCATGTCCTTTGAGGGAATAAGGGATCGTACCTTGATGGTTGTCAACGACAAAAACGAAATGGTCACTGCTCGCGTGTATCCCCACATGACCCAGATCCAATCGAAGAAGGTGTCGCCCAGCAAGCTGATTTTTAGCGCCCAGGGCTTGCCCGACTTGGAGTTGGACTTTGAAAACCTGGATGGTCCTGGAAAGGATGTGAACACATCCGTTTGGGGCGTTCCCGTGGACGTGATGCCCTGCGGAGATCGGATCAACAAGTGGTTCTCACAGGCCATCCTGCAGAAGGAAAGCGGGCTGAAACTTGTTCACTACCCCTATCCGAAGCCAGTGAGAAGCACCAATCCGCGACTCAAGGACATGCCCTTCATAAGACAAGAGGATTCG GGCACCTTCAACGATGCCACCAGTTTTATGCTGATGAACCTTTCTTCGGTAGCTGATCTCAACACTCGGCTAAAAAATCCTGTGGATGCCCTCCAGTTCCGGGGTAACTTCGAGCTAAAAATGGATGTGGACGAGCCCTATGCCGAGGACAATTGGCAATGGCTGCGTATTGGCGATGATGCTGTCTTCCGTACGGTGGCGCCTTGCACGCGCTGCATCCTTCCGAACATAAATGTGAAGACTGCTGAGAGGGACGCCGATGGGGAGCCACTGAAGACGCTGAGAAG CTACCGCTTGTTCAACTACAGCTCACCGGCTCTGGGCATCCATTTGGGTCTTCGGCTTCCAGGAAAGGTCAAGGCAAACGATGTGGTGTACGTGGGGGACAAGTGA
- the Vamp7 gene encoding vesicle-associated membrane protein 7 produces the protein MPILYSVISRGTTVLAKYADCVGNFAEVTEHIIGRIGVHNHKMTYTHGDYLIHYTCENKLVYMCITDNEFERSRAFLFLADVKQKFIQTYGLQVATAIAYSMNTEFSKILADQMNYFSQSREVDTISRVHGQIDELKDIMVKNIDSLRDRGEKLELLVNKTENLSNNSVAFRKASRNLARQMFWKNIRIYVVVGLVITFVVYVIVSMACGGLAWQSCV, from the exons ATGCCGATACTTTATAGTGTAATATCGCGGGGCACCACCGTGCTGGCCAAGTACGCGGACTGCGTCGGCAACTTCGCCGAAGTGACGGAGCACATCATCGGCCGGATCGGGGTGCACAACCACAAGATGACCTACACACACGGCGACTACCTGATCCACTACACCTGCGAGAACAAGCTGGTCTACATGTGCATCACCGACAAC GAGTTCGAGCGTTCCCGGGCCTTCCTATTCTTGGCGGACGTCAAGCAGAAGTTCATCCAGACTTACGGCCTGCAGGTGGCCACCGCCATCGCCTACTCCATGAACACCGAGTTCTCCAAGATCCTGGCCGACCAGATGAACTACTTTAGTCAGTCCCGGGAGGTGGACACCATTTCGCGAGTTCATGGGCAGATAGACGAGCTAAAAGACATCATGGTTAAGAATATTG ACAGTCTGCGAGATCGCGGCGAGAAACTGGAGCTGCTGGTCAACAAGACCGAAAACTTGAGCAATAAT TCCGTTGCATTCCGCAAGGCCTCGCGGAACTTGGCGCGACAAATGTTCTGGAAGAACATCCGCATCTACGTGGTGGTGGGCCTGGTGATAACCTTTGTTGTCTACGTAATCGTGAGCATGGCCTGTGGTGGCCTCGCCTGGCAGTCCTGTGTTTAG
- the Sting gene encoding stimulator of interferon genes protein homolog, translated as MFGEMAIANSAEEAENAVRAEKSRKCFYLKKMIGEYIDTSVCIVATVFLADFLQRLYRCVVEYVRYSRYYLPEDRVRTILRRSYTYNTKSTFLLVGFLLVGFARISVTGNCRGVVPTMVFLAHIPLYWIFSDLGQSTLSYSHWIRESHGLDYAAGMASNYFHGYLKLSLPERKEDGLHHRMELYEDKNNITFGINRLVILIPDEMFVNGVLESDLLKKVEPLETKFINRAGVYRPFKHAVYRLNQKVNGKTYYFAIEGATPMLSFFDAMQFNLSATWQMKELKREIWLKFYKHLKELITTWPETRNLVELIIYSSHDSKGNLIDVGELLKAHMQNKTRTIDELTD; from the exons ATGTTCGGAGAAATGGCAATTGCAAATAGCGCGGAAGAAGCGGAGAACGCAGTTCGCGCGGAGAAGAGCaggaaatgtttttatttgaaaaaGATGATAGGAGAGTACATAG ACACCTCTGTTTGCATTGTGGCCACCGTCTTTCTGGCTGACTTTCTGCAGCGCTTGTATCGCTGTGTCGTCGAATATGTCCGATACAGCCGGTACTATCTGCCCGAGGACCGGGTGAGGACGATCCTCCGACGGTCTTACACATACAACACCAAGTCGACCTTTCTGCTGGTGGGCTTTCTCCTCGTGGGGTTCGCCCGAATCTCGGTTACAGGAAATTGCAGAGGCGTAGTGCCCACGATGGTGTTCCTGGCCCACATACCGCTCTACTGGATCTTCAGCGATCTGGGTCAGAGCACCCTGAGCTACTCCCACTGGATACGGGAATCCCACGGACTAGACTACGCGGCCGGAATGGCCTCCAACTACTTCCACGGCTACCTCAAACTTTCACTGCCCGAACGCAAGGAAGATGGACTCCATCACCGAATGGAACTTTATGAG GACAAGAACAACATCACCTTCGGCATAAATCGACTGGTTATTCTTATTCCCGACGAAATGTTTGTTAATGGCGTGCTCGAAAGCGATTTACTGAAAAAAGTTGAG CCCCTGGAGACGAAGTTCATAAACCGAGCCGGCGTGTATCGTCCCTTTAAACACGCTGTCTACAGACTGAACCAAAAGGTTAATGGCAAGACCTACTACTTTGCCATCGAGGGGGCCACGCCCATGCTATCCTTCTTCGATGCCATGCAGTTCAACCTGTCGGCCACCTGGCAGATGAAGGAGCTGAAGCGGGAGATCTGGCTTAAGTTCTACAAGCACTTGAAGGAGCTCATTACCACGTGGCCGGAGACCCGTAACTTAGTGGAGTTGATCATCTACAGTT cCCATGATTCTAAGGGGAACCTCATAGATGTTGGCGAATTGCTTAAAGCCCATATGCAAAACAAAACGAGGACTATTGACGAACTTACCGACTAG
- the Orc6 gene encoding origin recognition complex subunit 6, whose translation MTTLIEQLITKMGLREEPNVMEKTTELVRLLELRSTNVPLQINEYGKIVLCADLASCLLGIGFDKEQALKLSGLRKSHYLNNKRMFEKLLDLNKLASVNDICVQLGLNEVTRKAEELMTLFNAVAATEDTGTDTTHPQYAAMAVFQACRLLKKKVSKTKLMPFSNLRPTQFQQLEQQWSLMIAKHHKEVKVQASSDLDGKLKESQQENIKGQEVKKAQKPQTEDYDTWKARMLATAQARLMEQESSEPNPDNQLLEA comes from the exons ATGACTACTTTAATAGAACAGTTGATAACGAAGATGGGACTGCGGGAGGAGCCCAATGTGATGGA GAAAACCACTGAATTGGTGCGTCTACTGGAGCTGCGCTCCACAAATGTCCCCCTGCAGATCAACGAGTATGGCAAGATAGTCCTGTGCGCGGACCTCGCCTCCTGTCTGCTGGGCATCGGGTTTGACAAGGAGCAGGCCCTTAAGTTGTCTGGGTTGCGCAAGAGCCACTACCTAAACAACAAGCGGATGTTCGAGAAGCTCCTGGACCTGAACAAGCTGGCCAGCGTGAACGACATATGTGTGCAGCTGGGCCTCAACGAGGTAACCCGCAAGGCGGAGGAGCTGATGACCCTCTTCAATGCCGTGGCGGCCACGGAGGACACCGGCACCGACACCACCCATCCGCAGTACGCAGCCATGGCCGTCTTCCAGGCCTGTCGCCTGCTCAAGAAGAAGGTCTCCAAGACCAAGCTCATGCCCTTTAGCAACCTTCGTCCCACCCAGTTCCAACAGCTCGAGCAGCAGTGGAGTCTCATGATAGCCAAGCACCACAAAGAGGTAAAAGTACAAGCCTCCTCCGATTTGGATGGGAAACTTAAGGAAAGTCAGCAAGAGAATATCAAGGGCCAAGAGGTCAAGAAGGCGCAGAAGCCTCAGACGGAGGACTACGATACATGGAAGGCGCGAATGCTGGCCACAGCGCAGGCTCGGCTGATGGAACAGGAGAGTTCGGAGCCCAATCCGGATAATCAGCTTCTGGAGGCTTAA
- the Prosalpha7 gene encoding proteasome subunit alpha type-3 produces the protein MSTIGTGYDLSASQFSPDGRVFQIDYASKAVEKSGTVIGIRGKDAVVLAVEKIITSKLYEPDAGGRIFTIEKNIGMAVAGLVADGNYVADIARQEAANYRQQFEHAIPLKHLCDRVAGYVHAYTLYSAVRPFGLSIIFASWDEVEGPQLYKIEPSGSSFGYFACASGKAKQLAKTEMEKLKPDMKIDDLVKSAGEIIYKVHDELKDKDFRFEMGLVGRVTDGLHRINPPELTEKARNAGDAANKEDDSDNETH, from the exons ATGAGTACTATTGGCACCGGA TACGACCTGTCGGCCTCCCAGTTCTCGCCGGATGGCCGCGTTTTCCAGATCGACTACGCCTCGAAGGCGGTGGAGAAGAGCGGCACCGTGATTGGGATCCGAGGCAAGGACGCCGTGGTGCTGGCCGTGGAGAAGATCATCACCAGCAAGCTGTACGAGCCGGACGCCGGCGGGCGCATATTCACCATTGAGAAGAACATCGGAATGGCGGTGGCCGGTTTGGTGGCCGATGGAAACTATGTGGCGGACATCGCCCGCCAGGAGGCGGCCAACTACAGGCAACAGTTCGAGCACGCCATTCCGCTGAAGCATCTGTGCGACCGCGTCGCCGGATATGTCCATGCCTACACCCTGTACAGCGCCGTTCGCCCCTTCGGACTGTCGATCATATTCGCCTCCTGGGACGAGGTCGAGGGCCCGCAGCTCTACAAGATCGAGCCCTCCGGCTCCTCCTTCGGCTACTTCGCCTGCGCTAGCGGCAAGGCCAAACAGCTGGCCAAGACGGAGATGGAGAAGCTCAAGCCGGACATGAAGATCGACGATCTGGTGAAGAGCGCCGGTGAAAT CATCTACAAGGTCCATGACGAGCTAAAGGACAAGGACTTCCGCTTCGAAATGGGTTTGGTGGGCAGGGTGACCGATGGCCTGCATCGCATCAATCCCCCAGAACTGACTGAGAAGGCGCGGAATGCCGGAGACGCCGCCAACAAGGAGGATGACAGCGACAATGAGACGCATTAG
- the LOC108009277 gene encoding uncharacterized protein, which produces MAQPDAYESPQEMLSHRRTSSILSLNDDCLERVLQKLGLQDQLRFARTCPRFRRIYKMATARLHKSVNSDELEKCTAREVCTFFKLSGAHVQSIKVMHIKERLAKLVGDKCSNLRTLHFVFCPNMYLFMKSIMDNAYHLEALEICSSGIRDKDISVLQNLTNLKILELSNCYITGRTFYELPASIEVLKLNCLNLEVGSLPQTCKRLTKLRSLDLLRLYRYDEVFKMMVMENSCPSLEVLRFTMGLRRNSAYVAQLPSLKELMICSDILDTQDWQHYNNLLTLLIEGLVEYKYQELEHLTIGARLTKEQLKEVGKLSGLRVLCLSWVDFDYAPIAKLKMLEKIVFNEPCVSDSMILHLFDACPKLHYLGLKQICLNDKLVTGIAERVRQEMTNNNMKRKLPIELGFSTSDEEIRMFICNNPEAAPKKIIRLKGYNAYSFWAGWIC; this is translated from the exons ATGGCACAGCCAGATGCATACGAATCTCCTCAGGAAATGCTGTCCCATCGGCGGACATCGTCCATCTTGTCTCTTAATGACGACTGCTTGGAGCGTGTCCTGCAAAAACTGGGACTGCAGGATCAGCTGCGATTCGCCAGGACCTGCCCACGATTTAGGAGGATCTACAAGATGGCCACTGCCCGGCTGCACAAGTCCGTGAACTCCGATGAGCTAGAGAAATGTACCGCCAGGGAAGTATGCACCTTCTTCAAGCTGTCTGGAGCTCATGTACAGAGCATTAAGGTCATGCATATTAAGGAACGTTTGGCCAAATTGGTAGGGGACAAATGCAGCAATCTGAGGACGTTGCATTTTGTGTTCTGCCCTAATATGTATCTATTCATGAAGTCTATTATGGACAATGCTTATCATCTGGAGGCTCTGGAGATATGCTCTTCAGGCATTCGCGATAAGGACATTTCTGTGCTCCAGAACCTGACCAATCTGAAGATCTTAGAGTTGAGCAACTGCTATATTACTGGTCGCACCTTCTACGAGCTACCGGCTTCCATCGAGGTGCTAAAGCTTAACTGCCTCAATTTGGAAGTCGGCTCCCTTCCCCAGACCTGCAAGCGTCTAACCAAACTGAGATCCCTCGACCTCCTGCGATTGTATAGGTATGACGAGGTCTTCAAAATGATGGTAATGGAGAATTCTTGTCCTTCGCTGGAGGTGCTACGATTCACCATGGGTCTCCGCCGCAACAGCGCGTATGTGGCCCAACTGCCAAGCCTAAAAGAGCTGATGATTTGCAGTGATATACTGGACACACAGGACTGGCAACACTATAATAACTTGTTGACCCTGCTAATCGAAGGACTCGTGGAGTACAAGTACCAGGAGCTAGAGCATTTAACAATTGGTGCCCGCCTAACCAAGGAGCAGCTGAAAGAGGTGGGCAAGCTTAGCGGCCTTCGAGTCCTCTGTTTGTCCTGGGTGGACTTTGACTATGCGCCAATCGCCAAGCTCAAAATGTTGGAGAAGATAGTCTTCAATGAACCGTGCGTCAGTGACTCAATGATATTGCACCTGTTTGACGCCTGTCCCAAACTACACTATTTGGGACTGAAACAAATCTGCTTAAACGATAAGCTGGTAACTGGGATCGCAGAACGAGTTCGCCAGGAAATGACCAACAATAATATGAAGCGAAAGCTGCCCATTGAACTGGGATTTTCTACGAGCGACGAGGAAATAAGGATGTTTATTTGCAAT AATCCTGAAGCGGCGCCCAAAAAAATCATTAGATTGAAAGGATATAACGCTTATAGCTTTTGGGCTGGGTGGATATGTTGA